The Vitis riparia cultivar Riparia Gloire de Montpellier isolate 1030 chromosome 10, EGFV_Vit.rip_1.0, whole genome shotgun sequence genome includes a region encoding these proteins:
- the LOC117924395 gene encoding helicase-like transcription factor CHR28: MPMMMADNNWDFSFNEFSADDEELSIDLESFYSILGEDPDPMQSSPEDFPFKNVSQDESAPDFGHHDNSQPHGFQELGRASSLGDEFLRYSFNSEASHSITRGSDGLFESAGNSIIECAKLPSAHAGSPVRSGSGSLNDWISHVSGQETCCKERSGVSQDALSYNRVDSKEIQYEIPNCSTAFSFAAGNSNYASDYTNGLDLNHLNGDTEAQFKHMGVEIHSEYASNSMVTENSDIGLGSYEPAIEKSTGDLVTGGKYSCTSMTISLRDADISSHDVNHTESSICQIPDVVYENSEDYSAVQYCLSADGSLFSDPSSQYMPDCFDLQFMPSSEEMLINMKDENEELSAENTCLNSKMNLSQDARASSFVQKGLNNYSDVKGLNFNHEGSNYVSPTSGNSSSNAGYGSNDDIRSIQLSTCSQSYMSNKRRAICIKDERKDELVAPGICQPNEVVDEAVNDKFSLGVDARVFADKNSRQMLSCFPPFISSKKNLFDAKDENEDLYLASKRPRHCQVIGDELSGRSQSGGGPLDTVSEQLIPSVKQSTVSNKQLDYIKDEKEGKLIQPKSMGSYLSKVSPESIQSNSLDHRSHIDDDTDICILEDISEPVRSNSSLLLGKSLVSTQRYSDSLHNTGVVGMRNRTNDERLIFRVALQDLSQPKSEASPPDGVLTVPLLRHQRIALSWMVQKETASLHCSGGILADDQGLGKTVSTIALILKERPTSSRACQEDMKQSELETLNLDEDDDKVPELDGTKQAADSCEVMSHGSSMKKENAFVQGKGRPAAGTLVVCPTSVLRQWAEELRSKVTSKAKLSVLVYHGSNRTKDPCELARYDVVLTTYSIVSMEVPKQPLVDKDDEEKVKPEAHVSPTELSSNKKRKYPPSSDKKCLKDKKAMDGALLESVARPLARVGWFRVVLDEAQSIKNHRTQVARACWGLRAKRRWCLSGTPIQNAVDDLYSYFRFLRYDPYAVYKSFCSTIKVPITRNPTNGYRKLQAVLKTIMLRRTKGTLLDGEPIITLPPKSVELKKVDFSKEERDFYSRLEADSRAQFEVYAAAGTVKQNYVNILLMLLRLRQACDHPLLVKGYNSNSVWRSSVEMAKKLSREKQIYLLNCLEGSLAICGICNDPPEDAVVSICGHVFCNQCICEHLTSDENQCPSTNCKVQLNVSSVFSKATLKSSLSDLPVQDISHHCSGSELVEAHEPCPESRLYDSSKIRAALEVLQSLSKPRDCTLGNSSLKSSNETTSGLENLSDSHSEGLLKETCDEKNVVLDKGSITVVGEKAIVFSQWTRMLDLLESCLKNSSIQYRRLDGTMSVVARDKAVKDFNTLPEVSVMIMSLKAASLGLNMVAACHVLLLDLWWNPTTEDQAIDRAHRIGQTRPVTVLRLTVKDTVEDRILALQQKKREMVASAFGEDETGSRQTRLTVDDLKYLFMV, translated from the exons AGTAGTCCAGAggattttccatttaaaaatgtGTCTCAAGATGAGTCTGCTCCTGATTTTGGCCACCATGATAACTCCCAGCCACATG GATTCCAGGAGTTAGGCAGGGCATCATCTTTGGGGGATGAGTTTCTGAGATATTCATTCAACTCAGAGGCTTCACATTCTATAACAAGGGGATCGGATGGTTTGTTTGAGTCTGCGGGGAATTCTATTATTGAGTGTGCAAAGCTGCCCTCAGCACATGCTGGCTCTCCTGTGCGTAGTGGTTCTGGGAGTCTCAATGATTGGATATCACATGTTTCAGGACAGGAAACTTGCTGCAAGGAGAGGAGTGGAGTTTCTCAAGATGCTCTGTCATACAACAGAGTTGATAGTAAGGAAATCCAATATGAAATACCTAATTGTAGTACTGCATTTAGTTTTGCTGCAGGAAATTCTAACTATGCTTCAGATTATACCAATGGTTTGGATCTTAATCACCTTAATGGTGATACTGAAGCTCAGTTCAAGCACATGGGAGTGGAAATTCATTCTGAAT ATGCTTCAAACAGCATGGTCACAGAGAACTCAGATATAGGTTTGGGAAGTTATGAACCTGCAATTGAAAAGAGTACAGGGGACCTAGTTACAGGAGGAAAATATTCATGTACATCTATGACAATATCTCTCAGAGATGCAGATATATCTTCACACGATGTCAATCATACTGAGTCCAGCATCTGTCAAATTCCTGATGTTGTATATGAAAATAGTGAGGATTATTCAGCTGTGCAGTATTGTCTCAGTGCAGATGGTTCACTTTTTTCTGATCCTTCAAGTCAATATATGCCTGATTGTTTTGATCTTCAATTTATGCCAAGCAGTGAAGAAATGCTGATCAACATGAAGGATGAAAACGAGGAGCTTTCAGCTGAGAATACATGCTTAAACAGTAAGATGAATTTATCTCAGGATGCAAGAGCAAGTAGTTTTGTCCAAAAAGGGCTGAATAATTACTCTGATGTAAAGGGACTTAATTTCAATCATGAAGGTAGTAATTATGTTTCGCCCACCAGTGGAAATTCTTCTTCTAATGCTGGTTATGGATCTAATGATGATATTAGATCAATACAGCTATCAACTTGCAGCCAGTCATACATGTCAAACAAAAGGCGAGCGATTTGCATAAAGGATGAGAGAAAAGATGAACTTGTTGCACCTGGAATATGCCAACCCAATGAAGTTGTTGATGAAGCTGTCAATGACAAATTTTCTCTTGGTGTTGATGCTAGAGTCTTTGCTGACAAAAACTCGAGGCAGATGCTGAGTTGTTTCCCACCTTTTATATCaagtaagaaaaatttatttgatgctAAGGATGAAAATGAGGATTTATATCTGGCATCAAAAAGACCACGTCATTGTCAAGTTATTGGTGATGAACTTTCTGGTAGAAGCCAATCTGGGGGTGGTCCTTTGGATACTGTGTCTGAGCAATTGATTCCATCTGTTAAACAATCCACAGTGAGCAATAAACAGTTGGATTACATAAAGGATGAAAAAGAGGGTAAACTGATTCAACCTAAGAGCATGGGGTCCTATCTTTCAAAAGTAAGCCCTGAATCAATTCAGAGTAATTCCTTAGATCACAGATCCCACATTGATGATGACACTGATATATGCATTCTTGAAGACATCAGTGAGCCTGTGCGCTCAAATTCGTCTCTACTGCTTGGAAAGTCCCTTGTTAGTACACAACGTTATAGTGATTCCCTTCATAACACAGGTGTGGTAGGCATGAGGAATAGGACAAATGACGAAAGATTAATTTTCCGAGTTGCTTTGCAG GATCTTTCTCAGCCAAAGTCAGAAGCTAGCCCACCAGATGGTGTTTTGACGGTTCCTCTCTTGAGACACCAG CGAATAGCTCTGTCATGGATGGTCCAAAAGGAGACAGCTAGCTTACATTGCTCTGGAGGAATTCTTGCAGATGATCAG GGATTGGGGAAAACAGTGTCAACAATTGCCCTTATACTTAAGGAAAGGCCTACGTCTTCACGAGCATGTCAAGAGGATATGAAACAAAGTGAACTGGAAACATTAAAtcttgatgaagatgatgataagGTTCCAGAACTTGATGGAACAAAGCAGGCTGCTGATTCATGTGAAGTTATGTCACATGGAAGttcaatgaaaaaagaaaatgctttTGTGCAAGGAAAGGGAAGGCCAGCTGCTGGAACCCTTGTTGTTTGTCCCACGAGTGTCCTTCGGCAATGGGCTGAGGAGTTGCGTAGCAAGGTAACTAGCAAAGCTAAGCTATCTGTTCTAGTGTACCATGGAAGCAATAGAACGAAGGATCCTTGTGAGCTCGCGAGGTATGATGTTGTTCTTACAACATATTCCATTGTTAGCATGGAGGTTCCGAAGCAACCCCTTGTTGATAAAGATGACGAGGAGAAGGTGAAGCCAGAAGCTCATGTATCACCTACGGAACTTTCTTCgaataagaaaaggaaatatcCTCCCTCTTCAGATAAAAAGTGTTTGAAGGACAAGAAGGCAATGGATGGTGCATTGCTTGAGTCAGTTGCTCGTCCTCTTGCAAGGGTTGGGTGGTTTAGAGTTGTCCTAGATGAGGCCCAGAGCATCAAGAATCACAGAACTCAAGTAGCTAGGGCCTGTTGGGGACTTCGTGCTAAACGAAGGTGGTGCTTGTCAGGGACTCCTATCCAGAATGCAGTTGATGATCTGTATAGCTACTTCAGATTCCTCAGATATGATCCTTATGCTGTCTATAAGTCGTTCTGTTCTACAATAAAGGTTCCCATTACTAGGAATCCAACAAATGGTTACAGGAAGCTGCAAGCTGTCTTGAAGACAATAATGCTAAGGCGCACAAAAG GCACACTTCTCGATGGGGAACCGATTATTACCTTGCCACCCAAATCAGTAGAACTGAAGAAAGTGGATTTTTCAAAGGAGGAACGAGATTTCTACTCCAGACTAGAGGCCGATTCACGTGCTCAGTTTGAA GTCTATGCAGCTGCTGGGACTgtgaaacaaaattatgttaACATTTTGTTGATGCTATTGCGCCTTCGACAAGCTTGTGATCACCCTCTTCTTGTTAAGGGATACAATTCTAATTCTGTGTGGAGATCTTCTGTTGAGATGGCAAAGAAACTTTCTCGGGAGAAACAAATTTATCTTCTGAATTGTTTAGAAGGTTCTTTGGCAATTTGTGGCATCTGCAAT gATCCACCTGAAGATGCTGTTGTTTCAATCTGTGGTCATGTTTTCTGCAACCAATGCATCTGTGAACATCTTACAAGTGATGAAAATCAATGTCCCAGCACCAACTGCAAAGTTCAACTCAATGTATCTTCAGTGTTTTCAAAAGCCACTTTGAAAAGTTCTCTCTCTGACCTGCCTGTTCAGGATATTTCCCATCATTGCTCGGGTTCTGAACTTGTTGAAGCTCATGAGCCTTGTCCAGAGAGTCGCTTGTATGATTCTTCCAAAATTAGGGCTGCACTTGAGGTTCTGCAATCTCTATCTAAACCACGGGATTGTACATTGGGAAATAGTTCTTTGAAATCTTCTAATGAAACCACCAGTGGTCTTGAAAACTTGTCTGATTCTCATTCAGAGGGATTGCTCAAggaaacttgtgatgaaaaaaaTGTGGTTTTGGACAAAGGTTCAATTACAGTAGTGGGAGAGAAAGCAATTGTCTTCTCCCAGTGGACAAGGATGCTGGATTTGCTTGAATCTTGTCTTAAAAATTCTTCCATTCAGTACAGAAGGCTTGATGGAACAATGTCTGTTGTTGCCAGAGATAAAGCAGTGAAAGATTTCAATACCCTGCCAGAG GTCTCTGTTATGATTATGTCTTTGAAAGCCGCTAGTCTTGGACTAAACATGGTTGCTGCTTGCCATGTTCTTCTACTGGATCTATGGTGGAATCCTACGACTGAAGATCAGGCAATTGATAGGGCGCATCGAATTGGGCAGACCCGTCCTGTCACAGTTTTACGATTAACTGTAAAAGATACAGTTGAAGATCGAATTTTAGCCCTTCAG CAAAAGAAGAGAGAGATGGTTGCATCTGCATTTGGAGAGGATGAAACTGGTAGTCGTCAGACTCGCCTTACAGTGGATGACTTGAAATACCTGTTCATGGTATGA
- the LOC117923357 gene encoding caffeoylshikimate esterase, with protein MDETDHQNRPYFWGNTPEEEYYNLQGIKSSKSLFTSPRGLSLFTRSWQPLSTPPRALICMVHGYGNDISWTFQATPIFLAQMGFACFALDLQGHGQSEGLKAYVPNVDLVVEDCVSFFNSIKQDVSFHGLPSILYGESMGGAICLLIHLSNPNSFQGAILVAPMCKISDNVRPRWPIPQILTFLARFFPTLPIVPTPDILDKSVKVPEKKIIAAMNPLRYKGKPRLGTVVELLRITDYLSQKLGEVKLPFIVLHGSADAVTDPDVSRALYEEAKSEDKTIKIYYGMMHSLLFGETDENVDIVRREILSWLNDRF; from the coding sequence ATGGATGAAACAGACCACCAAAATCGCCCCTATTTTTGGGGAAACACCCCAGAAGAAGAGTACTACAATCTCCAAGGAATCAAATCCTCCAAATCACTGTTCACCTCTCCCAGAGGCCTGTCCCTCTTCACCAGATCATGGCAGCCCCTTTCCACTCCACCCCGCGCCCTTATCTGTATGGTCCACGGCTATGGCAACGACATCAGCTGGACCTTCCAAGCCACTCCAATTTTCCTTGCCCAGATGGGTTTCGCCTGCTTCGCCCTTGACCTTCAAGGTCATGGCCAATCAGAAGGCCTCAAGGCCTACGTCCCCAACGTCGACCTTGTGGTTGAAGATTGCGTCTCCTTCTTCAATTCAATCAAACAGGACGTTTCCTTCCATGGATTGCCCTCAATTTTGTACGGGGAGTCGATGGGCGGCGCTATCTGTCTGCTGATTCATTTATCAAACCCTAATTCATTTCAAGGCGCTATTCTGGTGGCACCCATGTGTAAAATCTCAGACAATGTCAGACCCAGATGGCCAATTCCTCAAATCCTCACATTTCTTGCCAGATTCTTTCCCACCTTGCCGATTGTACCGACCCCAGATATCTTGGACAAGTCTGTGAAAGTTcctgaaaagaaaattattgcaGCAATGAATCCTCTAAGATATAAGGGGAAACCAAGATTGGGTACTGTTGTTGAGCTTCTGAGGATTACTGATTACTTGAGTCAAAAACTGGGTGAGGTGAAACTTCCATTTATTGTGCTTCATGGCAGTGCAGATGCTGTGACCGATCCGGATGTGAGCAGAGCTCTGTATGAAGAGGCCAAAAGTGAAGATAAGACTATAAAGATTTACTACGGGATGATGCATTCTCTGCTGTTTGGAGAGACCGATGAGAATGTTGATATTGTTCGTCGTGAAATTCTGTCGTGGTTGAATGacagattttga